CGAATATACCGACTTCAACTTTTATTCCTTTTAATTTTAAAGTATCTATCATTTTTTCATATAGTGGTATTGCTATCTCTGGCCTTGCTGCATCTGTAAATCCAGGTCTTCTTCCTTTTCTACAATCTCCATATAATGTAAACTGAGAAATTAAAAGAATTTCTCCCTTTATATCATCAATTGATAAATTCATCTTTCCTTGCTCATCTTCAAATATCCTAAGACCTGATATTTTATCTGCGATATAGTCTAAGTCTTTATCATTATCTTCATGGGTAATTCCCAAAAATACTAAAAGACCTTTGTCAATCTCACCATTAATATAATCTCCATCAGAAGTATTTTGAATTTTAACACTCGCTTTTTTAACTCTTTGAACTACAGCTCTCAATTTATACCTCCTAGTTAAATAGTCTAAATATGTCGATAACTCCTTCTACCCGTCTAATTTGATTCATTATACTCTTTAACTGCTCTTTACTTAAAACTTCTAGAACTACATTCATAATCGCAGTTCCATCCTTGCTAGTTCTGGCATTAATTCCATTTACTGTTATTTTTTCATCAGCTAGTATTCTACTTACATCTGTAAATAAGCCTCTTCTATCAATTGCTTTAATTTGAATCTCAGCTTCGAAATTTTTATTTTTGTTTTTATCAATATCCCACTCAACATCTATTAGTCTCCCTCTTGAAGCATCATCGTCATTTAAAGTATTCGGACAATCAGATCTATGAATAGAAACTCCTCTACCTTTTGTAATATATCCTACAATATCATCACCTGGAAGAGGATTACAGCATTTTGCAAACCTAATCAAAATATTGTCAATTCCCTTTACATGAACTCCTTGATTACCAGTTTTTTTCTTTTGCGCTGATTTTTGAATTGTCTTTTCTTGGATTCTTTCTTGAATTTTCTCTTCTTTTAATTTATGGTTGTCTGCTTCATATTTTTCTTTAAGCCTCGGCATTACTTGACTAAGTGTGATTCCACCGTATCCTAGCGCAGCATATAAATCATCTTCGCTTCCTTGTGTTACAAGTTTTGCGACTTGAACTAAATACTTGTGTTTTAGAAAATCTCCAATAGGAAACCCTTGTCTTTTAGTTTCTCTTTCTAGTATTTCTTTGCCTTTTTCAATATTTTCTTCTCTTCTTTCTTTTTTAAACCATTGCCTAATCTTGTTTTTAGCATGAGAGCTTTTTACTATATTTAACCAATCTCTGCTAGGTCCATTGGAATTTGATGAGGTCATAACTTCAACTATATTTCCATTTTTTAATTTGTAATCAAGAGGAACTATTCTTCCATCTACTTTAGCTCCTATACATCTATTTCCAACTCCAGAATGGACTTTGTATGCAAAATCAAGCGGGGTAGATTCAGCAGGCAATTCTATAACATCACCTTTTGGAGTAAATACAAAAACTTGATTTACAAATAAATCTATCTTTAATGATTCCATAAATTCAGTTGGATCAGATACATCTTTTTGCCATTCCATCATCTGTCTAAGCCAAGAAAGTTTTTTATCCATATCTGATTCATTAGGATCAATTTTTCCTTCTTTATACTTCCAATGTGCTGCAATACCAAATTCTGCAGTCCTGTGCATTTCCTTAGTTCTAATTTGTATCTCTAAAGGCTCACCATCTGGCCCTAGCACCGTAGTATGAAGTGATTGATACATATTCGGTTTAGGCATTGCAATATAGTCTTTAAACCTTCCAGGCATAGGTTTCCATATCGTATGAACTATACCTACTACCCCGTAACAATCCTTAAGTGAGTCTACCAAAATTCTTACAGCCATTAAATCATATATTTCTTCAAAAGATTTGCTTTGATACTTCATTTTTCTGTATATACTATAAAAATGTTTAGCTCTTCCTTTTATATCGCCTTCAATATTAGCTTCTTCTAATTTATTTTTAAGTAAATCAATTACCCCTTGAATATATGCTTCTCTTTCTCTTCTTTTTTTAGATACTTTTTCAATTAAATCATAATAACCCTCTGGATCTAAATATCTAAGAGCTATGTCTTCCATTTCCCATTTTACTCTGGATATTCCTAATCTATGTGCAATTGGAGCATATATTTCAATTGTCTCGGTTGCTTTTTCCTTTGCTTTTTCCTCAGACATATACTTTAGAGTTCTCATATTATGAAGTCTATCAGCAAGCTTAATCAAAATAACTCTTATGTCCTTTCCCATAGCCATGAACATTTTTCGGAGATTTTCTGCTTGAGTTTCTTCTTTTGATTTATATTCAATTTTCCCTAATTTTGTTACTCCATCAACAAGCTCTGCAACTTCAGTTCCAAATAGTCTTTCTATGTCGGAAAACGAAACCTCCGTATCTTCTACTACATCATGCATTAATCCTGCGGCAATCGTAAAAACATCCAGTTCGAGTTCAGCTAAAATTTTAGCAACCTCTAACGGATGTATAATATATTTCTCACCAGATTTTCTATATTGACCCTCATGAGCATTATAAGCATAGTTGTAAGCTTTAATAACTATATCTAAATCTGCATCAGGATTATATTGTTCTATCATCAATAATAAATTTTCAAGCATAAAATCACCCACTAACATAAGAGTCATAAATTGAGCTTTATTAAATATAATAATTATATCATAATCACCTAGGTACAAAAATTATAACTTATCCTTTATTAGGATAAGTTATAATAACATATCTAGTATATATATTTTCTAAAATAACTAATATTTTACTAAAGAGTTAATATGATATTCAGAAAGCTTGTCTCTACCATTTAAAAATTCTAGTTCTATTAAAAATTCCATTGCTTCAACTTTTCCGCCAAGACGTTCTATAAGTTTTGCAACAGCTTGAACTGTACCACCTGTTGCTAGTAGGTCATCTACAATAGCTATTTTATGTCCTTCTTCAATTGCATCTACATGTATTTCTAAAGAATCAACTCCATATTCTAACTCATATTCTATATTAGCAGTTGCTGCTGGTAATTTACCCGGTTTTCTTACTGGAATAAATCCAACTCCCAGAGCATAAGCCACAGCTGCTCCCATCAAGAATCCTCTTGCTTCTGGACCAACAACATAATCTATATTTTTATCTTTTAGATCAGCTACCATTTTATCCACAGAGTATTTAAAATAATCACTGTCTTTAAGTAAAGTTGTTATATCTTTAAAATTAATTCCTTCTTTTGGAAAATTTTCGATTTCTCTAATTCTCGATTTTATATCCACTTGTTTTCCTCCTAAGAAAATAGATTATTTATCATAAAGATTAATAAAATCCAATGATTTAATAGTTTTTGTTTCATCTAAATTTTTTTTACCAATCAACTTATTTATAGTTTTTACACTAACAGATCCATCTGAGCAATTTAATTCAAAATCTATAATTCTTAATTCTTTAAAAACTTCTAGGATTACGAAAAAACTTAACTCAGAAATTCTAAAGTATTCGCAGGTTTCAAATATATAAAACTTTATGTTAAGTTTATTCATTATCACTTTATATAGGCTTATAAAAGTTTCTCTGCTTGGTACTATATCCTTAGTATGAATAATTTTATCTGTAATACTTAAAACCTTAATATTTTGACTTTCAATATTAATCGAAGATAAGAAACTATCTGATTGATATATAACAATATTATTATATCTTGAAAGGTCTAAATTATCAATAATTGGTGATAGTATTATTGTATAGTCATTTATGGAATTTTCGAAATCTACAGTAGGCTTTATATTATAAAAATGTAATCTTTCTATTAAGCTAAAATAACTCTCACAGGTGTTTACTATCAGTAATTTTTTGCCATACAAACATAACATCTCATCAAAATTTATTTTTTTATCTTTATCTGTTTTTGTTAGTTGATTCTTAGCTAGAGTCAAAGCCTTGAATTTCAATATATAATCATGCATGATTTTAAGTGCCTCACTATAGTTATAAGAGCTTCTTAAATCTCTTAATAATAATTGGATTTTATCTTTATTATTAAAAGAATTAATTTCTAACTCAAATACAAAATCTACTGGAAAATTCAAATCTATATTATTAATAAGCTCATGTTTGTTAAATCCAATTATTTCTATATCATCATTAATTTCACTTTTAAAGTGCTTTTTCATTTTACCAATATATTTATAATTTGATAATTTATAATTAGTTAGACAAAATAAAGGCTTTCTATTTCCAATACCAAACGGTTCTAATTCGTTTAATATTTTTAAGGTATTAGAATTAATATCTTTCAATTTAAGTTTTGAATCAATTTCAATTATTCTTTGGAAATGATTTTTGTTTAAAATTTCTTCAGCAATTTCATTTATCATTAATTCGAACTCGGCAATTCTATCTTCATGGATTGTTATTCCAGCTGCTTGATTATGCCCCCCAAACTTAATTAAGCATTCATCCAATTTTAATAGATTTTCAAATAAATTAAATCCATCAATGCTTCTTGCTGATCCTTTGCCAATATTCTCGTCTTCGATAGCTATTACAAAAGTGGGTTTATTATATTTTTCCGTAAGCTTTGAAGCTACTATTCCTATTACTCCACTATGCCAATTCTTTGACGAGGCTATTAATATTTTATTATTTTTTGATTTCTGCTCTATAAGAGCTACAGCTTCTTCAAAAATTTTTAGCTCAACAGTTTGTCTTTCGCGATTTAGCTCTTCGATTTTTCTTGCCATAATAACAGCTTCTTCAAAATCATCTTCTATAATCAAGCTTACCCCTAATTCAGGAGTGCCCATTCTACCTGTAGAATTTATTCTAGGAGCTAATATAAAAGCAATATTTGATGAATTAATATTGCTTGAATTTATTCCTGAAACTTCCATCAATGCTTTTAATCCAATATTTATAGTCTTTTTTAAAGATAACAGTCCGTTTTTAACTATAACTCTATTTTCTCCGCTTAGTTCAACTATATCAGCAATAGTCGCAATACAAGCAATTTCTATTAGTTCATCAAATAATGCGCTATCATTATCCTCAATTAACGCTTGAGCAATTTTTAAAGCTATCCCCGCACCACATAAATGTTTGTACGGATATTCACATTCGTCCTGCTTTGGATTAATTATTCCAATTGCATCAGGTAGTATTTCTTTACATTCATGATGGTCTGTAACTATAACATCCAAATCAATAGTTTTAGCATACTCAATTTCATCGACTGAGGTAATACCACAATCCACTGTAATAATCAAATCTGCTCCCATTTTTTTAATTGTATCTATCGCCTGAGTGTTAATTCCATATCCCTCTTCTATGCGCTTTGGTATATAAAATATTGAATTAATACCTAAGAAATTAAAAGTTTTAAGTAAAATGGAAACAGAGGATATTCCATCCACATCATAATCTCCATAAATACATATTAGTTGACTTTTGTATTTTGCTGTATTTATCCTATTTACAACCTTCTCCATATCTTTTAAAAGATATGGAGAAATCAAATCCGCTTTTGTTGGATTCAAAAATGATTTTGACTCTTCAATATTTATTTGCCTTACATTTAATAAATGAGATTTTAAATCTTCTTCTTGGCCTTTTTCTCTAAGCAGCCATTTATTCTTCATTATTTCACCTCTTACGTTGTACTATTACTATTGATATAATCAGAACTAGTCCCATGATAGCAGAGGCTAAGTATCCAATTATCCCTAGAACTGGATATCCCCAAAGAGTAGGTTCTACTTTGGTAGTAATTACCAGTGAAGATCCTACTATTAAACCTGCTATTATTAAGCTAATAGATATTATGTTTGTTACATGATTAAGAGTCTTGTCTATTTTCACAAAAGAGCTATCATCAATAGCAATCTTTATATTATTTTTTTCAATTGATTTAAGTAAAATTCTTAACTGTCTAGGCAAGCTTTTAAAATCAGATAAAAATCCCTTTATTGAATATTTTGATTCTAAAGCTATATTTTTCAAACTTAACTTATCTTTATAAAAATCCTTTGCAAACTCTGTTAAAATTTCAGATATGCTTATCGATGGATTTATTTCTCTTACTCCACCTTCTAATGTTATTAATGTTTTAGAAAGTAGTGAAACTTGGCTAGGTAACTTAAGATTGTTTTCTCTACAGAACCTTAAGAACTCGGTTAACAGCTCTGTAATGTTTATTTTGCTTAAAGATAATGAATAATAGTAATGAATAAAAATATTTAAATCATGGTATATTTTTTGAACATCAGCATCCATAGATATTGCATCCATTTCAAACAAAGCATCTACTATACTTTGAGTATCATTTATAGTTAAAGCTATAAAGATTTCAGATATAAATTCTATAGTGTTTTTATCAATAAATCCAACCATTCCAAAGTCAATTAAAGCAATTTTATTATTTTTTAATATCAATATATTTCCAGGGTGAGGGTCAGCATGAAAAAATCCATGTATAAAAACTTGTTTCATAATTGCTTTAATCCAAACTTGGCTTATTTCAATTTTATTGTAATATTTATCATTATTTTCAATTTCATTAATTTTTATTCCATCAATCCATTCCATAGTTAATACTTTTTGAGAAGTTAATTCCCAATTTATTTCTGGAATATAAATTTTATAATCATTTTTATGAATTTCTCTAAATTTATCACAGTTTCTTGCTTCGAAATTATAATCTAGCTCTCTTAATATCTGGTTCGAGAATTCCTCATAAATTTGAATAAAGCTTATTCCAGAATAATTTAAATGATCATCAAGTAATCTAGCAATGCTTCTAAGAATATCTAAATCCATTCTGATAGTATTTTCTATATTAGGTCTTTGAATTTTAATTATTACTTTATCTCCAGTTTCTAATATAGCAAAATAAACTTGTCCAATTGATGCTGATGCTAATGGTTTTTTATTAATATACTTAACTTTATCTTCTATATTTTTATTAAATTGACTAAAAAATACAGAATTTAAGTCCTCGTAAGAATTTGGATTTACATCATCTTGAAGTTTTTTTAATTCTGTTAGAATACATGAATCCAGTAAATCACTTCTTGTCGATAAAATTTGTCCTAATTTTATAAAAGTAACCCCTAATTCCTCAAAAGCACATCTAATTCTTTCTCCAGTCGACATATTCATTATATTACTATTAGCAGGTATTTTAATTTTTCCAAAAACTTCTTCAAGGTTTATCTTTTCAGCAAAAAAAGTAAAACCATACTTCCCAAGTATCTGAAGTATTTCTGAAGTTCTTTTTAAGTTATTATATTTAGGATTATAATACTTAAATTTCATTAATACACCTCCTGAAGAAAACTTTTATAATCATAGATTAACTGTTCTTATTCAAATATATATTTTGCTAATTTATAGAAAATATTCGAAAAAAAAAGGCAATATTTATATATTGCCCTTTTTACTCTTAATTAAAACCCATATTGGACTTGCTATAAAAATTGATGAATAAGTACCAATCATTATACCTGTTAGCAAAGGAAGAGTAAATTCTCTTATTGACTCTACTCCAAAAACATACAATGCAACAATAGCAAGCAAAGTAGTTAAGGAAGTATTAATTGATCTTGATACAGTTTGTCTTATTGATAGTTCTGCAACTTCCTCATAAGCATTTTTCTTTGCATGCTTCATATTTTCTCTAATTCTATCAAATACTACTATAGTATCATTAATAGAATAACCCACAACAGTAAGCATTGCTGCAACAAAAGGACTGTTAAGTGGAATTCTAAAAATAGCATAAACAGAAAGTACAAATAAAACATCATGAACAAGTGCTAGTATAGCTGATAATCCATATGATAACTGAAATCTAAAAGTTATGTATATTAGCATACCAATAGTTGCTATAATAACTGATAGCATAGCTTTGTTTTGAATTTCTTTACCAATTGCTGGACCAAATTGCTCAGACCTAAGTGGTTGATTCTCTTCCAAACTATATTTCTCTTTAAATAATTTAAATAGCTCCATTCTGGCTTCATTGTTTAAATTTTCGGTAGTTCTTATTTGAATTATATCTTTTGTCTCTCCAATATGATTAATGGTAGCATTCTTATCAATTTCATCTGTGATTTCTCTTATTTCAGTAGATTCAACATAGTCTTTCATCTGAATTTCAATCAGTGTTCCTCCAGTAAAATCTATACCTAGATTATATCCTCTAATCATTCCAAGTAACATACCAACTATAATTACAATTAGGGATAAGCTAAACCAAATTTTCTTATTTTTTATGATATTCATTTGCTTTCCCTCCTATACTCCAAAAAATTTTGTATTTTTAATATTTGAAATTCCAATAACAGATTTTAATAAAAATCTAGTGATAATTATAGCAGAAAACATTGAGGCCATAATACCAATCATTAAAGTTATAGCAAATCCTTTTATACTTCCTGTCCCAAAGTTATACAGCACTACACCAGCAATAAAAGTTGTTATTTGGGAATCTATGATTGTAGACATAGCTTTTTGAAAACCAGAATCTACAGATACTCTTATAGATTTACCACTTCTTATTTCTTCTTTAATTCTTTCGAAAATTATTACATTCGCATCAACAGCCATACCAACTGATAGAATCATTGCTGCTATACCTGGTAAAGTTAAAGTTGCCTTTATTCCTATATATGTATATATGACTATTAATACATATGCTACAAGTGCAATAGCTGCAACAAGTCCAGGAAGTCTATAGTAAAATATCATGAATAGCATTACCAATAAAATTCCTATGCTTGCTCCATATATGCTTTTATCTAAAGCTTCCTCACCAAGAGTAGCTGTTATAGTAGAGCTTTGAACTTCCTCAAAATCTACTGGTAGTGCACCTGCCCTAATTAATCCGGCTAATTCTGAAGCACTCT
This is a stretch of genomic DNA from Acetoanaerobium sticklandii. It encodes these proteins:
- the secF gene encoding protein translocase subunit SecF; the encoded protein is MNIIKNKKIWFSLSLIVIIVGMLLGMIRGYNLGIDFTGGTLIEIQMKDYVESTEIREITDEIDKNATINHIGETKDIIQIRTTENLNNEARMELFKLFKEKYSLEENQPLRSEQFGPAIGKEIQNKAMLSVIIATIGMLIYITFRFQLSYGLSAILALVHDVLFVLSVYAIFRIPLNSPFVAAMLTVVGYSINDTIVVFDRIRENMKHAKKNAYEEVAELSIRQTVSRSINTSLTTLLAIVALYVFGVESIREFTLPLLTGIMIGTYSSIFIASPIWVLIKSKKGNI
- the dtd gene encoding D-aminoacyl-tRNA deacylase, which translates into the protein MRAVVQRVKKASVKIQNTSDGDYINGEIDKGLLVFLGITHEDNDKDLDYIADKISGLRIFEDEQGKMNLSIDDIKGEILLISQFTLYGDCRKGRRPGFTDAARPEIAIPLYEKMIDTLKLKGIKVEVGIFGADMLVDIQNDGPVTILLDSSKLF
- a CDS encoding adenine phosphoribosyltransferase produces the protein MDIKSRIREIENFPKEGINFKDITTLLKDSDYFKYSVDKMVADLKDKNIDYVVGPEARGFLMGAAVAYALGVGFIPVRKPGKLPAATANIEYELEYGVDSLEIHVDAIEEGHKIAIVDDLLATGGTVQAVAKLIERLGGKVEAMEFLIELEFLNGRDKLSEYHINSLVKY
- the recJ gene encoding single-stranded-DNA-specific exonuclease RecJ, which translates into the protein MKNKWLLREKGQEEDLKSHLLNVRQINIEESKSFLNPTKADLISPYLLKDMEKVVNRINTAKYKSQLICIYGDYDVDGISSVSILLKTFNFLGINSIFYIPKRIEEGYGINTQAIDTIKKMGADLIITVDCGITSVDEIEYAKTIDLDVIVTDHHECKEILPDAIGIINPKQDECEYPYKHLCGAGIALKIAQALIEDNDSALFDELIEIACIATIADIVELSGENRVIVKNGLLSLKKTINIGLKALMEVSGINSSNINSSNIAFILAPRINSTGRMGTPELGVSLIIEDDFEEAVIMARKIEELNRERQTVELKIFEEAVALIEQKSKNNKILIASSKNWHSGVIGIVASKLTEKYNKPTFVIAIEDENIGKGSARSIDGFNLFENLLKLDECLIKFGGHNQAAGITIHEDRIAEFELMINEIAEEILNKNHFQRIIEIDSKLKLKDINSNTLKILNELEPFGIGNRKPLFCLTNYKLSNYKYIGKMKKHFKSEINDDIEIIGFNKHELINNIDLNFPVDFVFELEINSFNNKDKIQLLLRDLRSSYNYSEALKIMHDYILKFKALTLAKNQLTKTDKDKKINFDEMLCLYGKKLLIVNTCESYFSLIERLHFYNIKPTVDFENSINDYTIILSPIIDNLDLSRYNNIVIYQSDSFLSSINIESQNIKVLSITDKIIHTKDIVPSRETFISLYKVIMNKLNIKFYIFETCEYFRISELSFFVILEVFKELRIIDFELNCSDGSVSVKTINKLIGKKNLDETKTIKSLDFINLYDK
- a CDS encoding RelA/SpoT family protein, with protein sequence MLENLLLMIEQYNPDADLDIVIKAYNYAYNAHEGQYRKSGEKYIIHPLEVAKILAELELDVFTIAAGLMHDVVEDTEVSFSDIERLFGTEVAELVDGVTKLGKIEYKSKEETQAENLRKMFMAMGKDIRVILIKLADRLHNMRTLKYMSEEKAKEKATETIEIYAPIAHRLGISRVKWEMEDIALRYLDPEGYYDLIEKVSKKRREREAYIQGVIDLLKNKLEEANIEGDIKGRAKHFYSIYRKMKYQSKSFEEIYDLMAVRILVDSLKDCYGVVGIVHTIWKPMPGRFKDYIAMPKPNMYQSLHTTVLGPDGEPLEIQIRTKEMHRTAEFGIAAHWKYKEGKIDPNESDMDKKLSWLRQMMEWQKDVSDPTEFMESLKIDLFVNQVFVFTPKGDVIELPAESTPLDFAYKVHSGVGNRCIGAKVDGRIVPLDYKLKNGNIVEVMTSSNSNGPSRDWLNIVKSSHAKNKIRQWFKKERREENIEKGKEILERETKRQGFPIGDFLKHKYLVQVAKLVTQGSEDDLYAALGYGGITLSQVMPRLKEKYEADNHKLKEEKIQERIQEKTIQKSAQKKKTGNQGVHVKGIDNILIRFAKCCNPLPGDDIVGYITKGRGVSIHRSDCPNTLNDDDASRGRLIDVEWDIDKNKNKNFEAEIQIKAIDRRGLFTDVSRILADEKITVNGINARTSKDGTAIMNVVLEVLSKEQLKSIMNQIRRVEGVIDIFRLFN
- a CDS encoding ABC1 kinase family protein produces the protein MKFKYYNPKYNNLKRTSEILQILGKYGFTFFAEKINLEEVFGKIKIPANSNIMNMSTGERIRCAFEELGVTFIKLGQILSTRSDLLDSCILTELKKLQDDVNPNSYEDLNSVFFSQFNKNIEDKVKYINKKPLASASIGQVYFAILETGDKVIIKIQRPNIENTIRMDLDILRSIARLLDDHLNYSGISFIQIYEEFSNQILRELDYNFEARNCDKFREIHKNDYKIYIPEINWELTSQKVLTMEWIDGIKINEIENNDKYYNKIEISQVWIKAIMKQVFIHGFFHADPHPGNILILKNNKIALIDFGMVGFIDKNTIEFISEIFIALTINDTQSIVDALFEMDAISMDADVQKIYHDLNIFIHYYYSLSLSKINITELLTEFLRFCRENNLKLPSQVSLLSKTLITLEGGVREINPSISISEILTEFAKDFYKDKLSLKNIALESKYSIKGFLSDFKSLPRQLRILLKSIEKNNIKIAIDDSSFVKIDKTLNHVTNIISISLIIAGLIVGSSLVITTKVEPTLWGYPVLGIIGYLASAIMGLVLIISIVIVQRKR